The following proteins come from a genomic window of Pseudomonas sp. J452:
- the rpsF gene encoding 30S ribosomal protein S6 — protein MRHYEIIFLVHPDQSEQVGGMVERYTKLIEEDGGKVHRLEDWGRRQLAYAINNVHKAHYVMLNVECSGKALAELEDNFRYNDAVIRNLVIRRDEAVTGQSEMLKAEENRSERRERRDRPENADSADGDDSDSSDSDNADE, from the coding sequence ATGCGTCATTACGAAATCATCTTTCTGGTTCACCCGGACCAGAGCGAGCAAGTCGGCGGCATGGTTGAGCGTTACACCAAGCTGATCGAAGAAGACGGCGGCAAAGTACATCGTCTGGAAGATTGGGGTCGTCGTCAGCTGGCTTACGCCATCAACAACGTCCACAAGGCTCACTACGTCATGCTGAACGTAGAGTGCAGCGGCAAGGCCTTGGCTGAGCTGGAAGACAACTTCCGTTACAACGATGCCGTGATCCGTAACCTGGTCATCCGTCGCGACGAAGCCGTTACCGGCCAGTCCGAGATGCTCAAGGCTGAAGAAAACCGCAGCGAGCGCCGTGAGCGTCGTGACCGTCCTGAGAACGCTGACTCCGCCGATGGCGATGACAGCGATAGCAGTGACAGCGACAACGCTGACGAGTAA
- the rlmB gene encoding 23S rRNA (guanosine(2251)-2'-O)-methyltransferase RlmB yields MSQLEKVYGVHAVEALLRHHPKRVKQLWLAESRHDPRVQTLVELAGQNRVPVGQKDRRELDEWAEGVHQGVVAEVSPSQVWGEAMLEELLDRREGPPLLLVLDGVTDPHNLGACLRTADAAGALAVIVPKDKSATLNATVRKVACGAAEVIPLVAVTNLARTLEKLQQRGLWLVGTAGEAEQELYQQDLTGPTVLIMGAEGKGMRRLTRDHCDYLVKLPMSGSVSSLNVSVATGVCLFEAVRQRQAKR; encoded by the coding sequence ATGAGCCAGCTGGAAAAGGTCTATGGCGTACACGCCGTAGAGGCTCTGCTGCGTCACCACCCGAAGCGGGTCAAGCAGCTGTGGCTGGCGGAAAGCCGGCATGATCCGCGGGTGCAGACCCTGGTCGAGCTGGCTGGGCAGAATCGTGTGCCGGTCGGGCAGAAGGATCGTCGCGAGCTCGACGAGTGGGCCGAAGGCGTACACCAGGGCGTGGTGGCAGAAGTCAGCCCCAGCCAGGTGTGGGGTGAGGCCATGCTCGAAGAGCTGCTCGATCGTCGCGAAGGCCCGCCGCTGTTGCTGGTGCTGGATGGCGTGACCGATCCGCACAACCTCGGCGCCTGCCTGCGCACCGCCGATGCCGCCGGCGCGCTGGCGGTGATAGTGCCCAAGGACAAGTCGGCGACTCTCAATGCCACGGTACGCAAGGTCGCCTGCGGTGCTGCCGAGGTGATCCCGCTGGTCGCCGTGACCAACCTGGCGCGCACCCTGGAAAAGCTCCAGCAGCGCGGCCTGTGGCTGGTCGGCACGGCCGGCGAGGCCGAACAGGAACTGTACCAGCAGGACCTGACCGGGCCGACCGTGCTGATCATGGGCGCGGAAGGCAAGGGCATGCGCCGCCTGACCCGCGATCACTGCGATTACCTGGTCAAGCTGCCGATGTCGGGCAGCGTCAGCAGCCTCAACGTCTCGGTCGCCACCGGCGTCTGCCTGTTCGAGGCGGTGCGTCAGCGCCAGGCCAAGCGCTAG
- the alr gene encoding alanine racemase, protein MRPLVATIDLAAIRHNYALAKRCAPGREAFAVVKANAYGHGVREVVTALHDEADGFAVASLEEAAEVRAMHGEARILLLEGCFVAEELPIAAQLRLDLVVQGEEQLAELLAAQLPRPLNVWLKLDSGMHRLGLTSAAVRAAHARLRGAAQVAELNLLSHFACADERGHPLIEQQVETFLELLDLDFDQRSLANSAALLTVPAAHMDWLRPGIMLYGATPFADLSAAELGLKPVMTLSAQLIAVREVAVGESVGYGAAWVAERPSRIGTVSCGYADGYPRHAPSGTPLLVGGRRAALVGRVSMDMLAVDLSDLPQARVGDSVELWGAQLPVDEVAQAAGTIGYELLTKVTVRVPRRYLG, encoded by the coding sequence ATGCGTCCCCTCGTCGCCACCATCGATCTGGCCGCCATCCGTCACAACTATGCCTTGGCCAAGCGCTGCGCGCCGGGGCGTGAGGCGTTTGCCGTGGTCAAGGCGAATGCCTATGGGCATGGTGTGCGCGAGGTGGTCACGGCCCTGCATGACGAGGCCGACGGCTTTGCCGTAGCCAGTCTGGAAGAGGCCGCCGAGGTTCGCGCCATGCATGGCGAGGCGCGCATCCTGCTGCTGGAGGGCTGCTTCGTTGCCGAGGAGCTGCCGATTGCCGCGCAGCTGCGCCTGGATCTGGTGGTGCAGGGCGAAGAGCAGCTTGCGGAGCTGCTGGCCGCCCAGTTGCCGAGGCCGCTGAATGTCTGGCTCAAGCTGGACAGCGGCATGCATCGCCTGGGGCTGACGTCGGCGGCCGTGCGCGCTGCCCATGCACGCCTGCGCGGTGCGGCGCAGGTGGCCGAGCTGAACCTGCTCAGCCACTTCGCCTGTGCCGATGAGCGTGGCCATCCACTGATTGAGCAGCAGGTCGAGACATTCCTCGAGCTGCTCGATCTCGATTTCGACCAGCGCAGTCTGGCCAACTCGGCGGCCCTGCTGACCGTTCCGGCGGCGCACATGGACTGGCTGCGCCCCGGCATCATGCTCTACGGCGCCACCCCGTTTGCCGACCTGAGCGCCGCCGAGCTGGGGCTCAAACCGGTGATGACGCTGAGCGCGCAACTGATCGCCGTGCGCGAGGTGGCGGTCGGCGAGAGCGTTGGTTATGGCGCAGCGTGGGTCGCCGAGCGACCGTCGCGGATCGGTACGGTCAGCTGCGGTTATGCCGATGGCTACCCGCGGCATGCACCGAGCGGCACGCCGCTGCTGGTGGGCGGCCGGCGCGCGGCGCTGGTTGGACGGGTGTCGATGGATATGTTGGCCGTGGACCTGAGCGATCTGCCGCAGGCGCGGGTCGGTGACAGCGTGGAGCTGTGGGGCGCGCAGCTGCCGGTCGACGAGGTGGCCCAGGCTGCCGGCACCATCGGTTACGAGCTGCTGACCAAGGTCACCGTGCGGGTGCCGCGGCGTTATCTGGGCTAA
- the rplI gene encoding 50S ribosomal protein L9 translates to MEVILLEKIANLGNLGDKVNVKAGYGRNYLLPQGKATAATAENVAAFEARRAELEKAAADKKASAEARAAQLAELEVTITASAGDEGKLFGSIGTHDIADALTASGVEVAKSEVRLPNGTIRHIGEFDVAVHLHTDVEATVKVVVVAA, encoded by the coding sequence ATGGAAGTTATCCTGCTGGAAAAAATCGCCAACCTGGGCAACCTGGGCGACAAGGTCAACGTTAAAGCCGGTTACGGCCGTAACTACCTGCTGCCGCAAGGCAAGGCTACTGCTGCTACCGCTGAGAACGTTGCTGCGTTCGAAGCGCGTCGCGCCGAGCTGGAAAAAGCTGCTGCTGACAAGAAAGCTTCTGCCGAAGCTCGCGCTGCCCAACTGGCCGAACTGGAAGTGACCATCACTGCCAGCGCAGGCGACGAAGGCAAGCTGTTCGGCTCGATCGGCACCCACGACATCGCTGATGCCCTGACCGCCTCCGGCGTTGAAGTGGCTAAGTCTGAAGTGCGTCTGCCGAACGGCACCATTCGCCACATCGGCGAATTCGACGTAGCTGTGCACCTGCACACCGACGTTGAAGCAACCGTCAAGGTTGTGGTCGTAGCTGCCTAA
- a CDS encoding ATP phosphoribosyltransferase regulatory subunit, with protein MATVDRWLLPDGIEEVLPPEAARIEAARRQVLDLFQCWGYEFVVTPHIEYLESLLTGAGQDLDLRTFKVTDPQSGRLMGFRADITPQVARIDAHTLRRAGPSRLCYAGSVLHAQPRALSTSRSPIQLGAELYGDASPASDVEVISLMLDMLELARVPDVHMDLGHVGIYRGLARAAELSGEVEQQLFDALQRKAVDEVAALTDNLPAALASMLRALAELCGGREVLELAQACLVDAPADVHAALDELVSIADELELRYPELPLYFDLGELRGYRYHTGAVFAAFVPGVGQSIAQGGRYDDIGADFGRARPATGFSTDLKTLVSLGSMQVDEPAPGVWAPDSHDVYLWQAVQRLRREGVRVVQALPGQEIAAAAEAGCDRQLQLCDGRWQVTPLAF; from the coding sequence ATGGCAACGGTAGACCGCTGGCTGCTGCCAGATGGCATCGAAGAAGTACTGCCGCCAGAAGCGGCGCGTATCGAGGCGGCCCGCCGCCAGGTGCTGGATCTGTTCCAGTGCTGGGGTTACGAATTTGTCGTGACGCCGCACATCGAATACCTCGAATCCCTGCTCACCGGAGCTGGCCAGGATCTGGATCTGCGCACCTTCAAAGTGACCGATCCGCAATCCGGTCGCTTGATGGGCTTTCGTGCCGACATCACGCCGCAAGTGGCGCGCATCGATGCGCACACCCTGCGCCGCGCAGGGCCGAGCCGTCTGTGCTATGCCGGCAGCGTGCTGCATGCGCAGCCGCGTGCACTGTCCACCTCGCGCAGCCCGATTCAGCTGGGCGCCGAGTTGTATGGCGACGCCAGTCCGGCCAGCGATGTAGAAGTCATCAGCCTGATGCTCGACATGCTCGAGCTGGCTCGCGTGCCGGATGTGCACATGGATCTCGGTCATGTCGGCATTTACCGCGGTCTGGCGCGCGCCGCCGAGCTGTCTGGCGAGGTCGAGCAGCAGCTGTTCGACGCCCTGCAGCGCAAGGCCGTGGATGAAGTGGCGGCATTGACCGACAACCTGCCGGCCGCGCTGGCCTCCATGCTGCGCGCGCTGGCCGAGCTGTGTGGCGGGCGTGAAGTGCTGGAGCTGGCCCAGGCTTGTCTGGTCGATGCGCCGGCCGACGTGCACGCGGCGCTCGATGAGCTGGTGTCCATCGCCGATGAGCTGGAGTTGCGTTATCCCGAGTTGCCGCTGTACTTCGATCTGGGCGAGTTGCGCGGTTACCGCTATCACACGGGGGCGGTGTTCGCCGCGTTCGTGCCAGGTGTCGGCCAGTCGATCGCCCAGGGTGGTCGCTATGACGATATCGGCGCCGATTTTGGCCGTGCCCGCCCAGCTACCGGTTTCTCCACCGACCTGAAAACCCTGGTCAGCCTCGGCAGCATGCAGGTCGATGAGCCGGCGCCGGGTGTCTGGGCGCCGGACAGCCATGATGTCTACCTGTGGCAAGCCGTGCAGCGCCTGCGCCGTGAAGGTGTGCGCGTAGTGCAGGCGCTGCCCGGTCAGGAAATTGCTGCTGCCGCCGAGGCCGGCTGTGATCGCCAGCTGCAGCTGTGTGACGGTCGTTGGCAGGTCACGCCCCTGGCGTTCTGA
- the rnr gene encoding ribonuclease R: protein MADWQSLDPEAAREAEKYENPIPSRELILQHLSERGSPAAREELMVELGLTTEDQEEALRRRLRAMERDGQLIYTRRGTYAPVDKLDLIRGRISGHRDGFGFLVPDDGSDDLFLSPAQMRLVFDGDRALARVSGLDRRGRREGAIVEVIERAHETIVGRYFEEAGIGYVEADNPKIQQEVLVTPGRHGEAKVGQFVAIKITHWPTARFQPQGDIVEVVGNYMAPGMEIDVALRSYDIPHVWPEAVVKEAHKLKPEVEEADKEKRVDLRHLPFVTIDGEDARDFDDAVYCEKNSSAWKLFSGGWKLYVAIADVSHYVKVGSALDDEAQKRGNSVYFPERVIPMLPEELSNGLCSLNPHVDRLAMVCEMTMSKAGKLVDYQFYEAVIHSHARLTYNKVSAMLEQPKGSEGKALRTEYKEVLPHLKQLYSLYQVLLAARHERGAIDFETQETRIIFGAGRKIAEIRPTQRNDAHKLIEECMLAANVATAQFMQKHEIPSLYRVHDGPPPERLEKLKAFLTELGLGLHKGKDGPSPKDYQKLLQSIQGRPDFHLIQTVMLRSLSQAVYSADNHGHFGLNYEAYTHFTSPIRRYPDLLVHRAIRSVVRSKLDTPHVRRAGATSMPRARIYPYDEPALEQFGEQCSMTERRADEATRDVVNWLKCEFMKDRVGETFEGVITAVTGFGLFVELKDIYVEGLVHVTALPGDYYHFDPVHHRLAGERSGRSFRLGDSVEVKVMRVDLDERKIDFELSEGAANAPVGRKRSGVRGEAGAGADKASGSRRGKSESAGGAAGNTDVQKSRDLKKALLSGAKAGGKPAAGRGGDGAAQKPASSHRKGAPKAGAAPAAAGKPRKRKAKS from the coding sequence ATGGCCGATTGGCAATCCCTCGATCCCGAGGCCGCCCGCGAGGCGGAAAAATACGAAAACCCCATCCCCAGCCGTGAGCTGATCCTGCAGCACCTGTCCGAGCGCGGTTCGCCCGCTGCCCGTGAGGAGTTGATGGTCGAGCTGGGACTGACCACGGAAGACCAGGAAGAAGCGTTGCGTCGCCGCCTGCGTGCGATGGAGCGCGATGGTCAACTGATCTATACCCGCCGCGGCACCTATGCCCCGGTCGACAAGCTCGACCTGATCCGTGGTCGCATCAGTGGCCACCGTGATGGCTTCGGCTTCCTGGTGCCGGACGACGGCAGCGATGACCTGTTCCTCAGTCCGGCACAGATGCGTCTGGTCTTCGACGGCGATCGCGCGTTGGCGCGGGTTTCCGGTCTGGATCGGCGTGGTCGCCGTGAAGGCGCCATCGTCGAAGTGATCGAACGCGCCCACGAGACCATCGTTGGCCGTTACTTCGAGGAGGCCGGCATCGGCTACGTCGAAGCGGATAACCCGAAGATCCAGCAGGAAGTCCTGGTCACCCCGGGTCGTCATGGCGAGGCCAAGGTCGGTCAGTTCGTTGCGATCAAGATCACCCACTGGCCGACGGCGCGTTTCCAGCCGCAGGGCGACATCGTTGAAGTGGTCGGCAACTACATGGCGCCGGGCATGGAGATCGATGTGGCGCTGCGCAGCTACGACATCCCGCATGTCTGGCCGGAGGCTGTGGTCAAGGAAGCGCACAAGCTCAAGCCGGAAGTGGAAGAGGCGGACAAGGAGAAGCGCGTCGACCTGCGCCATCTGCCGTTCGTTACCATCGACGGCGAAGATGCTCGTGACTTCGATGATGCGGTCTACTGCGAAAAGAACAGCAGTGCCTGGAAGTTGTTTTCCGGCGGCTGGAAGCTGTATGTGGCCATCGCCGACGTGTCGCATTACGTCAAAGTCGGCTCGGCGCTGGATGACGAAGCGCAGAAGCGCGGCAACTCGGTGTACTTCCCCGAGCGCGTGATTCCGATGCTGCCGGAGGAGTTGTCCAACGGTCTGTGCTCGCTGAATCCGCATGTCGATCGTCTGGCCATGGTCTGCGAAATGACCATGTCCAAGGCCGGCAAGCTGGTCGATTACCAATTCTATGAGGCGGTGATCCACTCCCATGCGCGCCTGACCTACAACAAGGTCAGCGCTATGCTGGAACAGCCGAAAGGCAGCGAAGGCAAGGCTCTGCGTACGGAATACAAGGAAGTCCTGCCGCACCTCAAGCAGCTCTATTCCCTGTATCAGGTGCTGCTGGCCGCTCGCCACGAACGCGGCGCCATCGATTTCGAGACTCAGGAAACCCGCATCATCTTCGGCGCCGGGCGCAAGATCGCGGAGATCCGCCCGACCCAGCGCAACGATGCACACAAGCTGATCGAGGAATGCATGCTGGCGGCCAACGTCGCCACCGCGCAGTTCATGCAGAAGCATGAAATTCCTTCGCTGTATCGTGTCCATGACGGTCCGCCGCCGGAGCGCCTGGAGAAACTCAAGGCCTTCCTCACCGAGCTGGGCCTGGGGCTGCACAAAGGCAAGGATGGTCCGTCGCCGAAGGACTACCAGAAGCTGCTGCAGAGCATTCAGGGGCGTCCGGACTTCCACCTGATTCAGACCGTGATGCTGCGCTCGCTGAGCCAGGCGGTGTACAGCGCCGACAATCACGGCCACTTCGGCCTGAACTACGAGGCGTACACCCACTTCACCTCGCCGATCCGCCGTTATCCGGACCTGCTGGTGCATCGCGCCATTCGCAGTGTCGTGCGTTCCAAGCTGGATACCCCGCACGTACGGCGTGCCGGCGCCACCAGCATGCCGCGTGCGCGTATCTACCCGTACGACGAGCCGGCTCTGGAGCAGTTCGGCGAGCAGTGCTCGATGACCGAGCGCCGCGCCGACGAGGCCACCCGTGACGTGGTCAACTGGCTCAAGTGCGAGTTCATGAAGGATCGCGTCGGCGAGACCTTCGAGGGTGTGATCACCGCGGTGACCGGTTTCGGCCTGTTCGTCGAGCTGAAGGACATCTACGTCGAAGGCCTGGTGCATGTCACTGCGCTGCCGGGCGACTACTACCACTTCGACCCTGTGCATCACCGCCTGGCCGGTGAGCGCAGCGGGCGCAGCTTCCGCCTCGGCGACAGCGTTGAAGTGAAGGTCATGCGCGTCGACCTCGACGAGCGCAAGATCGACTTCGAGCTGTCCGAGGGTGCGGCCAATGCGCCGGTCGGGCGCAAGCGCAGCGGTGTGCGTGGCGAAGCCGGTGCCGGTGCCGACAAGGCGTCTGGCTCTCGTCGCGGCAAGAGCGAGTCGGCTGGCGGTGCTGCCGGCAATACCGATGTGCAGAAGAGTCGCGACCTGAAAAAGGCGCTGCTCTCCGGGGCCAAGGCTGGCGGCAAGCCGGCAGCTGGTCGCGGTGGCGATGGGGCGGCGCAAAAGCCGGCCTCCAGCCATCGCAAGGGCGCGCCCAAGGCGGGCGCTGCGCCAGCGGCTGCCGGCAAGCCACGTAAGCGCAAGGCTAAGTCATGA
- the rpsR gene encoding 30S ribosomal protein S18: protein MARFFRRRKFCRFTAEDVKEIDFKDLNTLKAYISETGKIVPSRITGTKARYQRQLATAIKRARFLALLPYTDSHGR from the coding sequence ATGGCACGTTTCTTCCGTCGTCGTAAATTCTGCCGTTTCACCGCTGAAGACGTGAAAGAGATCGATTTCAAAGATCTCAACACCCTGAAAGCCTACATCTCGGAAACCGGCAAAATCGTTCCTAGCCGTATCACCGGTACCAAGGCTCGTTATCAGCGTCAGCTGGCCACCGCTATCAAGCGCGCCCGCTTCCTGGCCCTGCTGCCCTACACCGACAGCCACGGCCGTTGA
- a CDS encoding adenylosuccinate synthase: MGKNVVVLGTQWGDEGKGKIVDLLTEHVAAVVRYQGGHNAGHTLVIDGEKTVLHLIPSGILREGVQCLIGNGVVVAPDALMREITKLEEKGVPVRERLRISPSCPLILSYHVALDQAREKARGAAKIGTTGRGIGPAYEDKVARRGLRVGDLFHRERFAAKLGELLDYHNFVLVNYYKEPAVDFQATLDECMAYAELLRPMMADVTATLHDLRRADKDIMFEGAQGSLLDIDHGTYPYVTSSNTTAGGTATGSGFGPLYLDYILGITKAYTTRVGSGPFPTELFDETGAFLAKRGHEFGSTTGRARRCGWFDAVILRRAIEINSISGLCLTKLDVLDGLESLLICTGYKDAQGVLLVDAPTDADSYIGLQPVYEEMPGWSESTLGAKSLEELPAAARAYIKRIEELVGAPIDIISTGPDRNETIVLRHPFA; encoded by the coding sequence ATGGGTAAGAATGTCGTGGTCCTGGGCACCCAGTGGGGTGATGAGGGCAAGGGCAAGATCGTCGACCTGCTGACCGAGCACGTAGCTGCCGTTGTGCGCTACCAGGGCGGCCACAATGCCGGCCACACGCTGGTCATCGACGGCGAGAAGACCGTGCTGCATCTGATCCCGTCCGGCATCCTGCGCGAAGGCGTGCAGTGCCTGATCGGCAACGGTGTGGTGGTTGCTCCCGACGCCCTGATGCGTGAGATCACCAAGCTGGAAGAGAAGGGTGTGCCGGTGCGCGAGCGCCTGCGTATCAGCCCGTCCTGCCCGCTGATCCTTTCCTACCACGTAGCCCTCGACCAGGCGCGCGAGAAAGCCCGTGGCGCTGCCAAAATCGGCACCACCGGCCGCGGCATCGGTCCGGCTTACGAAGACAAGGTGGCGCGTCGCGGCCTGCGCGTTGGCGACCTGTTCCATCGTGAGCGTTTCGCCGCCAAGCTCGGCGAGCTGCTCGACTATCACAACTTCGTGCTGGTCAATTACTACAAAGAGCCGGCAGTGGACTTCCAGGCCACCCTCGACGAGTGCATGGCCTACGCCGAGCTGCTGCGTCCGATGATGGCTGACGTCACTGCCACCCTGCATGACCTGCGTCGTGCTGATAAGGACATCATGTTCGAAGGTGCTCAGGGTTCGCTGCTGGATATCGACCACGGCACCTACCCCTACGTCACCAGCTCCAACACCACGGCCGGCGGTACTGCCACCGGCTCCGGTTTTGGCCCGCTGTACCTGGATTACATCCTCGGTATCACCAAGGCGTACACCACCCGTGTCGGTTCCGGTCCGTTCCCCACTGAGCTGTTCGATGAGACCGGTGCCTTCCTCGCCAAGCGCGGTCACGAATTTGGTTCGACCACTGGCCGCGCCCGTCGCTGTGGCTGGTTCGATGCCGTGATCCTGCGTCGTGCCATCGAGATCAATAGCATCTCCGGCCTGTGCCTGACCAAACTGGACGTGCTGGATGGCCTGGAGTCGCTGCTGATCTGCACCGGCTACAAGGATGCTCAAGGCGTGCTGCTGGTCGATGCGCCGACCGATGCCGACAGCTACATCGGTCTGCAACCGGTGTACGAGGAAATGCCGGGCTGGAGTGAGTCGACCCTGGGCGCCAAGAGCCTGGAAGAGCTGCCGGCGGCCGCGCGCGCCTACATCAAGCGTATCGAGGAGCTGGTCGGTGCGCCGATCGACATCATCTCCACCGGCCCGGATCGCAACGAGACCATCGTCCTGCGTCATCCGTTCGCCTGA
- the hflC gene encoding protease modulator HflC, which translates to MSNKSLFALIAGLVLAVVAWNSFYIVTQTEKAVLLQFGKIQVADVQPGLHVKMPIVNQVRKFDGRLLTLESPIQRVLTLEKKAVMVDAYAKWRVADAERFYTATSGQKQIADDRLSQRLVSALSNQFGTRSLHEVVSGERDALMAAITKSLNGMAQKELGIEVVDVRVKAIDLPKEVYRSVFDRMASEREREAREHRAKGKELAEGIRADADRQKRVLLAEAYRESEEVRGDGDAKAASIYAAAYGQDQEFYAFYRSLGAYRDSFSSKNDVLVLDPDSEFFRYMQQSKP; encoded by the coding sequence ATGAGCAATAAATCGCTGTTTGCCCTGATCGCGGGCCTGGTCCTGGCTGTGGTGGCCTGGAACAGTTTCTACATCGTTACCCAGACGGAAAAGGCCGTGCTGCTGCAGTTCGGTAAGATTCAGGTGGCCGATGTGCAGCCCGGTCTGCATGTGAAAATGCCGATCGTCAACCAGGTGCGCAAGTTCGACGGTCGTCTGCTGACCCTGGAGTCGCCGATCCAGCGTGTACTGACCCTGGAGAAAAAGGCGGTGATGGTCGACGCCTACGCCAAGTGGCGAGTGGCCGATGCTGAGCGCTTCTACACCGCAACTTCGGGTCAGAAGCAGATTGCCGATGATCGCCTGTCGCAGCGTCTGGTCTCTGCACTGTCCAACCAGTTCGGTACCCGCTCGTTGCATGAGGTGGTGTCCGGTGAGCGCGATGCGCTGATGGCGGCGATCACCAAGTCGCTCAATGGCATGGCGCAGAAGGAGCTGGGTATCGAAGTGGTCGACGTGCGCGTCAAGGCCATTGACCTGCCCAAAGAGGTCTATCGCAGCGTATTCGACCGCATGGCGTCCGAGCGTGAGCGTGAGGCCCGTGAGCATCGTGCCAAGGGCAAGGAGCTGGCCGAAGGTATTCGTGCCGATGCCGACCGGCAGAAGCGCGTGCTGCTGGCTGAAGCCTACCGCGAGTCCGAGGAAGTGCGCGGTGATGGTGATGCCAAGGCGGCGTCCATCTACGCCGCGGCTTACGGCCAGGACCAGGAGTTCTACGCGTTCTATCGCAGCCTGGGCGCCTACCGTGACAGCTTCTCCAGCAAGAATGATGTGCTGGTGCTGGATCCGGATAGCGAGTTCTTCCGCTACATGCAGCAATCCAAGCCCTGA
- the dnaB gene encoding replicative DNA helicase has product MNDISVPQQYDLETAALKVPPHSIEAEQAVLGGLMLDNNAWERVLDQVSDGDFYRHDHRLIFRAIFKLAERNSPFDVVTLSEQLDKEGQLSQVGGMAYLGELAKNTPSVANIKAYAQIIRERATLRQLIGISSEIADSAYAPQGRTGEEILDEAERLIFQIAEARPKTGGPVGINEILVKAIDRIDSLFNTGDAITGLSTGFNDLDNLTSGLQPADMIIVAGRPSMGKTTFAMNLVENALMRSDKAILVYSLEMPSESIVIRMLASLGRIDQTKVRAGRLDDDDWPRLTSAVNLLNDRKLFIDDTAGISPSEMRARTRRLAREHGEIGLIMVDYLQLMQIPGSSGDNRVNEISEISRSLKGLAKEFNCPVIALSQLNRGLEQRPNKRPINSDLRESGAIEQDADIIMFVYRDEVYHPETEYKGVAEIIIGKQRNGPLGTARLAFLGKYSRFENLAPGSYQFDDE; this is encoded by the coding sequence ATGAACGACATCAGCGTCCCTCAACAGTACGATCTGGAAACCGCCGCGCTCAAGGTGCCGCCGCATTCCATCGAGGCCGAGCAGGCCGTGCTGGGCGGCCTGATGTTGGACAACAACGCCTGGGAGCGGGTGCTCGACCAAGTTTCCGACGGCGACTTCTACCGGCATGACCACCGGCTGATCTTCCGCGCCATCTTCAAGCTGGCCGAGCGCAACTCGCCGTTCGACGTGGTGACCTTGTCCGAGCAGCTGGACAAGGAAGGTCAGCTGTCGCAGGTCGGCGGCATGGCCTATCTCGGCGAGTTGGCGAAGAACACGCCGTCGGTGGCCAACATCAAAGCCTATGCGCAGATCATTCGCGAGCGCGCCACCCTGCGCCAGCTGATCGGCATCAGCTCGGAAATCGCCGACAGTGCCTATGCCCCGCAGGGCCGTACCGGTGAGGAAATCCTCGATGAGGCCGAGCGCCTGATCTTCCAGATCGCCGAGGCGCGGCCGAAGACCGGCGGCCCGGTGGGTATCAACGAGATCCTGGTCAAAGCCATCGACCGCATCGACTCGCTGTTCAATACCGGCGACGCCATCACCGGCCTGTCCACCGGCTTCAACGACCTGGACAACCTGACCAGCGGCCTGCAGCCGGCCGACATGATCATCGTCGCCGGCCGTCCGTCCATGGGTAAGACCACCTTCGCCATGAACCTGGTGGAAAACGCCCTGATGCGCAGCGACAAGGCGATCCTGGTCTACTCGCTGGAAATGCCTTCGGAATCCATCGTCATTCGTATGCTCGCCTCGCTCGGGCGCATCGACCAGACCAAGGTGCGTGCCGGTCGCCTGGACGACGACGACTGGCCGCGCCTGACCTCAGCGGTCAACCTGCTCAACGACCGCAAGCTGTTCATCGACGATACCGCCGGCATCAGCCCCTCGGAAATGCGCGCGCGTACCCGCCGCCTGGCCCGTGAGCACGGCGAGATCGGCCTGATCATGGTCGACTACCTGCAGCTGATGCAGATTCCCGGTTCCAGCGGCGACAACCGGGTCAACGAGATCTCCGAGATCTCGCGCTCGCTCAAGGGCCTGGCCAAGGAATTCAACTGCCCGGTGATCGCCCTGTCGCAGCTCAACCGTGGTCTCGAACAGCGCCCCAACAAGCGCCCGATCAACTCCGACTTGCGCGAATCCGGGGCAATCGAGCAGGACGCCGACATCATCATGTTCGTCTACCGCGACGAGGTGTATCACCCGGAGACCGAGTACAAGGGCGTGGCCGAGATCATCATCGGCAAGCAGCGTAACGGTCCGCTGGGTACGGCGCGCCTTGCCTTCCTCGGCAAGTACTCGCGTTTCGAGAACCTGGCGCCGGGTAGCTACCAGTTCGACGACGAATAA
- a CDS encoding DUF2065 domain-containing protein, producing the protein MWQEFGIALCLMLVLEGVLPFLYPRRWRDALAQLVQQPDRQLRLMGLASMLLGTALLYLLH; encoded by the coding sequence ATGTGGCAGGAATTTGGCATCGCGTTGTGTCTGATGTTGGTGCTGGAAGGCGTCTTGCCCTTCCTCTATCCGCGACGCTGGCGCGATGCACTCGCGCAGTTGGTGCAGCAGCCTGATCGGCAGCTGCGTCTGATGGGGCTGGCCAGCATGCTGCTGGGAACCGCCCTCCTGTATCTGCTTCACTGA